In one window of Methanosarcina vacuolata Z-761 DNA:
- a CDS encoding TetR/AcrR family transcriptional regulator — protein MKEQVKDKKTAILEAALKLFTERGFHGTSTAQISKEAGVATGTLFNYFPTKEDLINSLYFEVKGDLSRSMGKEIEAQNTFKDKLKKIWSNLIKWGVANQEEFLFVGQFCSSPYITKFTRDEVMKEYVFLHKLVDEGIKAGEIRDFSAELTIAMFYQGSRAVVNLIIDSDLSLDENKVIEDGFQIIWKGLANN, from the coding sequence ATGAAAGAACAGGTCAAAGACAAAAAAACAGCCATTCTGGAAGCAGCCTTAAAGCTCTTCACAGAAAGAGGCTTCCACGGTACATCCACTGCTCAGATTTCAAAAGAAGCAGGTGTAGCCACAGGCACGCTTTTCAACTATTTTCCTACAAAGGAAGACCTTATCAATAGTCTGTATTTTGAGGTAAAAGGAGATTTAAGCCGCAGTATGGGAAAAGAAATTGAGGCACAGAATACCTTCAAGGATAAATTAAAAAAAATATGGTCAAATCTAATCAAATGGGGAGTAGCAAATCAGGAAGAATTCCTTTTTGTCGGGCAGTTCTGTTCATCTCCTTACATCACAAAGTTTACACGTGATGAAGTGATGAAAGAGTATGTATTCCTCCATAAGCTTGTGGATGAAGGAATAAAAGCGGGAGAAATCAGAGATTTTTCTGCGGAGCTTACCATTGCAATGTTTTATCAGGGTAGCAGGGCGGTAGTGAACCTTATCATTGATTCAGATTTATCACTGGATGAAAATAAGGTTATAGAAGATGGATTCCAGATTATTTGGAAAGGTCTGGCTAATAACTAA